GTGGCCATGTGAAGCTCACCGACTTTGGGCTGAGCAAGATCGATATGCGACGAGATCTGGAGATCTCGGACCTCATCAACTGCTCGCCGAATCTGAATGCCCGCACGCCCGGCCAACTGTTGTCGCTCACCTCGCACCTGTCCTTTGGCTCCGAGAAGAAGCTGCAGGACTTCGGTTCCGTTGGTCAGGCCAACGGAATGGGCTCGGCCGCCACGGGCACGTCGCACCTCCTGCAGGCCATCAACAAGCACAGCCTGATCATGGAGCTGTCGGACAGCGAGGGCGACACCTCGCTGAATGATGCCGAGAAGACCAGCGACAGCAAGATCTCCGGAGTGTCGCCCTTCTTCTCCGCCGAGGAGGCCAACGAGTCCATCACCCATACGTGCACCGCCAACAATGTGGGTATATGGAGtcgcatttttaatattttaacccACTCACTTTCAAATGAGGAACTTCTTTCCCTAAACAAGTGATTTGTATACCCGTTActatatattgtattcgtgcaaaagtatgtaacagctagaaggaagcgtttctgaccccataaagtatatatattcttgatcagggtcactagccgagtcgatttagatatgcccgtctgtccgtctgagaccgctgagatctcggaaactacaaaagctagaaggttgggatttcccacacatattcttgggcttcctacgcagcgcaagtttattttagccgagcgccacgcccacaatcgcccactaacgaatttaaaatgtgtctggcgcccatacctttaaagatttacgagaagtataaatgcaattttattgtctatatttatacctatcaaaatgtaggagacattttttaaatcggaccattcgtgaaaaagttatgcgcaatcaaaaaaatgttgtatatccatcttcctcgcactccctttagctgagtgactggtgttagatagtcgggacactaaCTTGCCTTAAGTtataatctttttaaaaacacacaTTTCTTATTCGCTTATCCAGCCCCAGGACagcagctcctcctgctcATTCCACACTTGCAACTCGGCTGACCTGAGCAAGTGCTCGCCACCACTAGAAGCTCCTCGAGATGGTGCTGCTGCAGCGGAAGTGATTCCCAGCAAGCGGCGCGTGGAATTCGCCTTGGATGTGGCTCCCTGCCAGGTAAGTGGCTAGATAACAGGCCAAACTAGTAATCTCTGTACTCATTTGCATAAACGGTTGACTCTCTAAAAAAAGGGCTGCAAGCTGGCCGAGCAGGACAGCGGCAACATGGCCACCAATGGAGGCAAACACTTGCCCAAGCTGGATAACGCAAGCGAGGCTTCGTTTGAGTTCTCCATGGTGCGCAGGCGATCGGTCGACGAGGTGCGTTGGCATGTGCATATGTGTTCTGTCCTGTTTTCCTTTCTGTATTAACATTATATTTGTATAACCTTGCCATAATTGTACTTCAATCAATTAACTGCTTTCCCGACTCATTTCCTCAGCGTAATCGCCTCTCGAAGGGTCAGGAGGATTCGGGCGTGTCGAGTCGCAAGGGCGACGACTACTCCAGCTGTAACCTGAACTTGAACAGCGAGAGCACAGCCTCGTCGATTGAGAAGAATGCGGAGAACCTGAGCCAATCCAAGGAGGACTTTAGCTGCTCGGACTACTCGCGTAGCTATAACATGACCAATGGCAACGAGATGAGCGGCATCCATTCGCCATTTCGCAACCTGTCCAAGCACTTCAAGCGTCCCGACTTCCTGCGCGGCATGAAGCGGAAGATCAACCTGGTCAACCGCTCCGACAACATGTCCAGCATGGAGGCCGATGGCTCCAGTTCGGGCAACGGCAGTGCCAACACCGGACTAACGCAGGAGATCGAGATCCTCAACATTGGCAGCAGCACGCCCAAGAAGCGCAAGGCCCGTTCCTCGCCGATTCGCGGAGTGCTCAAGGTGCGCTCCTTATCGGACGACGAGCTGCCCATAAACCATCTTCTTGGACCGGAGGCGAATGTGGCCAATGTGGTCTTCTCCACGCCCGTCTCCTCGCAAAAGTTGCCGCGTCGAGATGGCGGTCTTTTGGGAAAGCTAAAGGCCACACGCTTTGCTCTGCCCCTCTCGATTGAGAACAAAAAGCGCGAGCACGCGGCTGCCGATAAGATGTCGGGGATTCAGTATCACCTCAAGCTGTCCGACGATCCCACAATGTCGCCCATAAACCATGGGACCGGCAACCTGCCAAAGACGCCGAAGAACGTGAACATCAATACACCATTCCGCACCCCCAAGTCGGTAAGGCGAGGGGCTCGCGTATCCAACGAACGCATCTTGGGAACGCCCGACTATCTGGCTCCGGAGCTGCTGCTGAAGCAAGGACACGGTGCTGCCGTCGACTGGTGGGCATTGGGAGTCTGCTTCTATGAGTTCATGACCGGCATTCCACCCTTCAACGACGAGACGCCTCAAAAAGtatttgacaacattttgaATAAAAGTAAGTTGGTTtcagagccctgcatgaatggattcaatgaattatgttgaattttttttatagaattgaatgaatttgaattttgagtttaatagaattggatggatgaatggcatgaattccaaaataatttaaacgacaatttttttttgaagaaagggccattattttgtgattaaatctgcctgaattttatttactaagcagtttacattgatttgttaaaaatgttccactttttgttctcaaaaaaagcacaaaaaaaatctggcaaatttaaataatttataaaaattattcattcgttcattcaattcgaaatgaattagaaaaacattcaatttatttcacataaaattgaattaaacaaatcaggaATTTCAAGGCATACTTTGATAGAAcataaattgaatgattcactcAGGGCTCTAGTTGGTTTATAAAGTTACCTTAAACCTGTTATATCTAATCTCTTCTTACTAATACCTTGCAGACATCGAATGGCCAGAGGGCGAAGAGGCGTTATCCGTCGATGCCATGGAAGCTGTGGAACTGCTCCTGACCATGGATCCCAACGAGCGACCGGCCGCCAAGGAGGTGCAGCAGATGCGGCACTTCGCCTGCATCGACTGGGAGAATATCGGCAATACGGAGCCACCGTTTGTGCCCACACCCGACAATCCCACGGACACGGGCTATTTCGATGCGCGCAACAACCTTCAGCACCTGCAGCTGTCCAATTTCGCCATGGAAGACTGACTGCCCGAGCGGAGCCCGGCTGCCTCCGTTTCAGCGAGCACTATTCCTAtcgttatttatattttcatgtAGCAATACCCAAGAGTAGACCTTTAATGTTCACTTGTTATCGTTCGTCTAGCCCTacgtatttatatttagtttaaagTTCATTCAattgtattattaaattgtcacGATTGTCGATGATCCTGATCAGTGTTAAATTAATGCAAATATCTAACTGATTTCTAGATTGTTATTGTAACTACGCTTAAACGAATAGCTTCAAGTATGCACCTTCTAGATATGTATATCCAATAAAGTTATAGTCTAAAAGATGAAAAGACTTGTTTACCTTTTTAtgccattttaaaaattgcacaAATTGAATAACTTTATTTGCCCTAAACCTAGTTAGATGATATACAACACCTGGAAAATAACACAACTGGCTGTTAGGATGTTTACAATTGTTCGCATGGTCGGTGAGCTACGTAGCCATCAGCTTGAATTCAAAGTCCCAGACCTCTGGAATGGTTGTCAGGTAGCTCTGCTCGTAGAAGATGCTGATTAGACGGCAGACCATATGGGGAACGGCCCGGATGTCGGGAAAGGTGTTTTCCTTAAGCAGGCTGACTGCGCGGACGATCAGGGGCTTGATGTCGGTGAACTTCTTGTTGGCCAGCAGCATAGACAGCTCACGAAGTGCGCTTTCGTACTCCTCCGATGGCAAACGCAGGTCCCGATTGGCCGGAAACAGTGAGAAGATGACACAGGCCAAGCAACGGGTTAAAACTTTGCGCCTGGCAATGAAATAGGGAATATAATGAtggttttaaaagttattctgAACAACCCACCTGTTGGTAATAACCTCCGATTTTAGACCAATCACGCCCAGTAGACCATCGCCCCAGCCCTCGGCTTTGGTTGAGGCTATTTGCAAGTGCCTGGCCAGCATGTGAAGTGGCTTCTTCACCTGCTGGTTGCTCTGCGCAACCTGGCAGCCCCGCGCAATGATCACGCCCCAAACGAGGGCCATTCGTGGTTCGGTCAGTGGGCTGGTCTTCAGGTTCTCCAGCAGCTGGCTGAGATCCTGCAAGAAGGTCACCTTGTCGCCATCCGTCGCGATCTCCTCCATCTTGTA
This portion of the Drosophila takahashii strain IR98-3 E-12201 chromosome 3R, DtakHiC1v2, whole genome shotgun sequence genome encodes:
- the gwl gene encoding serine/threonine-protein kinase greatwall isoform X1, whose translation is MENADAISQSDAHIDYKTPKKTHSLIDSEQLLDKINILTTKPENHSQNAKLPTIKDFVIIKPISRGAFGKVFLGYKNNDSKRLFAIKVMRKSEMINKNMVSQVITERNALALSRSEFCVSLFYSLQSLSYVYLVMEYMVGGDLKSLLAMFGYFDETTSRFYVAEMVMALQYLHQHGIVHRDIKPDNMLLSASGHVKLTDFGLSKIDMRRDLEISDLINCSPNLNARTPGQLLSLTSHLSFGSEKKLQDFGSVGQANGMGSAATGTSHLLQAINKHSLIMELSDSEGDTSLNDAEKTSDSKISGVSPFFSAEEANESITHTCTANNPQDSSSSCSFHTCNSADLSKCSPPLEAPRDGAAAAEVIPSKRRVEFALDVAPCQGCKLAEQDSGNMATNGGKHLPKLDNASEASFEFSMVRRRSVDERNRLSKGQEDSGVSSRKGDDYSSCNLNLNSESTASSIEKNAENLSQSKEDFSCSDYSRSYNMTNGNEMSGIHSPFRNLSKHFKRPDFLRGMKRKINLVNRSDNMSSMEADGSSSGNGSANTGLTQEIEILNIGSSTPKKRKARSSPIRGVLKVRSLSDDELPINHLLGPEANVANVVFSTPVSSQKLPRRDGGLLGKLKATRFALPLSIENKKREHAAADKMSGIQYHLKLSDDPTMSPINHGTGNLPKTPKNVNINTPFRTPKSVRRGARVSNERILGTPDYLAPELLLKQGHGAAVDWWALGVCFYEFMTGIPPFNDETPQKVFDNILNKNIEWPEGEEALSVDAMEAVELLLTMDPNERPAAKEVQQMRHFACIDWENIGNTEPPFVPTPDNPTDTGYFDARNNLQHLQLSNFAMED
- the gwl gene encoding serine/threonine-protein kinase greatwall isoform X2, which codes for MENADAISQSDAHIDYKTPKKTHSLIDSEQLLDKINILTTKPENHSQNAKLPTIKDFVIIKPISRGAFGKVFLGYKNNDSKRLFAIKVMRKSEMINKNMVSQVITERNALALSRSEFCVSLFYSLQSLSYVYLVMEYMVGGDLKSLLAMFGYFDETTSRFYVAEMVMALQYLHQHGIVHRDIKPDNMLLSASGHVKLTDFGLSKIDMRRDLEISDLINCSPNLNARTPGQLLSLTSHLSFGSEKKLQDFGSVGQANGMGSAATGTSHLLQAINKHSLIMELSDSEGDTSLNDAEKTSDSKISGVSPFFSAEEANESITHTCTANNPQDSSSSCSFHTCNSADLSKCSPPLEAPRDGAAAAEVIPSKRRVEFALDVAPCQRNRLSKGQEDSGVSSRKGDDYSSCNLNLNSESTASSIEKNAENLSQSKEDFSCSDYSRSYNMTNGNEMSGIHSPFRNLSKHFKRPDFLRGMKRKINLVNRSDNMSSMEADGSSSGNGSANTGLTQEIEILNIGSSTPKKRKARSSPIRGVLKVRSLSDDELPINHLLGPEANVANVVFSTPVSSQKLPRRDGGLLGKLKATRFALPLSIENKKREHAAADKMSGIQYHLKLSDDPTMSPINHGTGNLPKTPKNVNINTPFRTPKSVRRGARVSNERILGTPDYLAPELLLKQGHGAAVDWWALGVCFYEFMTGIPPFNDETPQKVFDNILNKNIEWPEGEEALSVDAMEAVELLLTMDPNERPAAKEVQQMRHFACIDWENIGNTEPPFVPTPDNPTDTGYFDARNNLQHLQLSNFAMED